DNA sequence from the Pichia kudriavzevii chromosome 4, complete sequence genome:
GGGGATGGATATACCACCGGGAGTACGCAAGGTGCCGTGGAAATTGGACAAGCCGGTTGGAGAAGAATCTAAATGGTTCCAATCTCTGTATTCGACAAAGTTTGGATCTGTTCTCAACTCCTTAACAATTGGCAAGGCCTGTAATCTGGACTCCAATCGTTCATTGAACTGAGATATTGACTTTGAGTCGCTAGTCAACGGTAGGGGGAATCTTCTTTCGCCTAGTTCATATAGAGAATAGTTGTACGAGAGCGCAGCGCCGGCaatgaagaacaaaaggGCTGGTTTGAAGTAGGAACGTCTCTTTCGATGATAGTGTGCATAGGGAGGAGGAAACTTAACTGAGGAATAGAGGCAATTCTGCCGATACAGAGGGTGTCTGAATATATCGAACCTCCGTGGCATAGTTCGTGCGTGACTACCAAACATTTCAGATTTATTTGCAAAGATATTAACTTGAAACAGATATTCAAGGGATTATATGGTTGTCTTTATCTGAGCGATGTAGGGACCCTGGTTGAGCAGACAATCAAGTGTCAGACAAGTTGTGTCTAGCAAATACCCaggaaaaatacaaaagaCTATCTCCGACTGGGGGAAGAGGGGGGGTGTGTTTCTTCGCGGGCATAGTCTACAAGTTACCTCCGCCATTAACGCCGAGACCACACGTAGAGATAGAGACGATGGTCTAACAATAGGTTGTTGGACAACAAGAGCAATATGGACAGCATATAATAGCATGATCTTTTACACAGAGAGGAGGATTTGAACGAGTGGGAGAGTGTGTATGTGTGGGAGATTGTGTATGTATGGTAGTTGTGTAATTCCGAGTTGCTGGTGAGGGTAAACATTCTGTTAGAGGGATCTGTCTGTTACACAAGGGTCCAATCCATGGTGGGGGGAGAAACTACTTACAAAATCTGCAGAAGGTTGTATCTGCAATGACGACGTAATCCAATTGTTCATCGTGGTCTTCCAGTTGTATATTATGTACGGGCAAGAGTTGTTCTGGGAGACCAACACCTACAAGAGTCGGTGTTAAATTATGAAGGGATCTATAccttttgatgaaatcatcataGTAACCGGCACCATGTCCCAATCTGCCACCTTCAGATGTAAAAGCTACGCCCGGTAGCACAATCAAGTCAAGGGGAGATTTTGTAGGTAGCGCGTCTCTGTTGGCAATGAGCGGCGGCTCACGTATAGAGTATTTCCCACGAGGCGGCAAATTTAAAGCATCTTGCAGAGAGTCTACCctcaaaaaatgaagacaTGTTTTCTGGCCATTATAACGAGGAGGGTCATTATTAGTCGATAAAGGTTCAATACGTGGTAAGTAGACTGTTTTCCCCTGAGAGAAGGCGAGTTCTAATAACGGAAGTGTTGGCAATTCGCCGTTGGGCAAATTCATATAAAGTGCAACAGAATGGGCAGCATTCCATTCGGGGATGCGTGCGACCTGGGCAGCGGTAGCACGGGCACATAAATGGAGGACGGACGGGTCGATGCGGTTGAGCTTCGCCGTGATGGATTTCCTAGTGGCGATTTTGGCTGCCTTTGTAGTAGATATACAGGATATTTAGGAAAACCAAGGTGAAGATATTAAAATTGGCAAGAGATCCCGAAAATTGCACCAAACTAAACCCGATTGAGAGTAAACTTGAATAGAATAAAATAGACTAGAATAAAATAGTCCAGATTTGAATGAATTGAATCAAGGAGAT
Encoded proteins:
- a CDS encoding uncharacterized protein (PKUD0D04760; similar to Saccharomyces cerevisiae YER182W (FMP10); ancestral locus Anc_4.387) — encoded protein: MFGSHARTMPRRFDIFRHPLYRQNCLYSSVKFPPPYAHYHRKRRSYFKPALLFFIAGAALSYNYSLYELGERRFPLPLTSDSKSISQFNERLESRLQALPIVKELRTDPNFVEYRDWNHLDSSPTGLSNFHGTLRTPGGISIPPLSFHCQETGDDIVIVHVGRRMSGYPFLVHGGMLGMLVDEIFKSNLIKEFPNLTFDNVHTKSLDLKFKSPTFVNQFLIIKSNSAKLDTVNNDYIVNSHISTTDGKVLVQASAVLSTDTNSLTSSVPTRPLEKKTNTGWFW
- a CDS encoding uncharacterized protein (PKUD0D04770; similar to Saccharomyces cerevisiae YER183C (FAU1); ancestral locus Anc_4.388) encodes the protein MNLPNGELPTLPLLELAFSQGKTVYLPRIEPLSTNNDPPRYNGQKTCLHFLRVDSLQDALNLPPRGKYSIREPPLIANRDALPTKSPLDLIVLPGVAFTSEGGRLGHGAGYYDDFIKRYRSLHNLTPTLVGVGLPEQLLPVHNIQLEDHDEQLDYVVIADTTFCRFCK